The following are encoded together in the Thalassomonas haliotis genome:
- a CDS encoding 1-aminocyclopropane-1-carboxylate deaminase/D-cysteine desulfhydrase yields the protein MQTRSPLQTIQHPLFAKHRLEVKIKRDDLIHPIISGNKWRKLKYNLSYARELGFKGALSFGGSYSNHIHALAFACYQQQLPCIGIIRGESQYAGNCTLSQAKAWGMELDFVDRKTYRLRREQNYLQELQALYPDYFMIPEGGSNELALAGVGEVISELNKQADFDTLMTPVGSGGTLAGLIAADNSQHQLLGVAVLKQEDYLVQEVSQLLGPDAAQYNRWQILNKFHRGGYARFSEADCRRILAFNRQTGLTFEPVYSGKMLLALLDLIEQQYFPPGHKIVLLHTGGLQGLGGLAERGLITAEDWPVPSFKKTS from the coding sequence ATGCAAACTCGCTCTCCTTTACAAACTATACAACACCCGCTCTTTGCAAAACATAGGCTGGAAGTAAAAATTAAACGGGATGACCTCATTCACCCGATTATTTCCGGCAATAAATGGCGTAAACTCAAATACAACCTCAGCTATGCCCGGGAGCTGGGATTTAAGGGAGCGCTTAGCTTTGGCGGCAGTTACTCCAACCATATCCACGCCCTGGCTTTCGCCTGTTACCAACAACAACTCCCCTGTATCGGTATTATCCGCGGTGAAAGCCAATATGCGGGTAACTGCACCTTAAGTCAGGCAAAAGCCTGGGGCATGGAGCTGGATTTTGTCGACCGTAAAACCTACCGCTTACGCCGGGAGCAAAACTACCTGCAAGAGTTGCAAGCCTTATACCCGGATTATTTTATGATCCCCGAGGGAGGCAGCAACGAGCTGGCCTTAGCCGGTGTCGGGGAAGTCATTAGCGAATTAAATAAGCAAGCAGACTTTGACACCTTAATGACCCCGGTAGGCAGCGGCGGCACCTTGGCAGGCTTGATAGCCGCCGATAACAGTCAGCACCAGCTGCTGGGGGTGGCGGTATTAAAACAGGAAGATTACCTGGTACAGGAAGTCAGCCAGCTATTAGGCCCTGATGCCGCCCAATATAACCGCTGGCAAATACTGAACAAGTTTCACCGGGGCGGTTATGCCAGGTTCAGTGAAGCCGATTGCCGGCGCATTTTAGCCTTTAACCGACAGACCGGCCTCACTTTTGAACCTGTATATTCCGGCAAAATGCTGCTGGCATTGTTAGATTTAATCGAGCAGCAATATTTCCCGCCGGGGCACAAAATAGTGCTGTTGCATACCGGGGGATTACAGGGGTTAGGCGGATTGGCGGAGCGGGGACTGATTACAGCTGAAGACTGGCCTGTGCCTTCTTTTAAAAAGACGAGTTAG
- the priB gene encoding primosomal replication protein N, with translation MIENNLVLIGQVVKTPKLSTSPAGIHHCQFSIEHRSIQNEAGLNRQAFVRMQVVATGEWSQHLTRDLTAGSNIKVSGFINRHESRNGNPLLVLHAQQIEMIN, from the coding sequence GTGATTGAAAATAACCTGGTGTTGATAGGGCAGGTGGTTAAGACCCCTAAATTATCAACCAGCCCGGCAGGCATTCATCATTGTCAGTTTTCGATAGAGCACCGCTCTATACAAAACGAAGCTGGCCTGAACCGACAAGCATTTGTCAGGATGCAGGTAGTGGCAACCGGGGAATGGTCACAACACTTAACTCGTGATTTAACTGCAGGCAGTAATATAAAAGTGAGTGGTTTTATCAACCGCCATGAATCCAGAAACGGTAATCCGCTTTTGGTATTACATGCCCAACAGATTGAAATGATTAATTAG
- a CDS encoding GspE/PulE family protein — MVAPKLKMRLGDLLVHEHIITNEQLMQALSSQKTSGRKLGDTLIELGHIGERQLLEFLAQQLGVPFLDISQRHIQGNVAALLPEVHARRLRALVIEDQGDSVLLGMSDPADLNALDQLEVMLSPKGLNLAVVMESQIFEAFDGLYRRTADIESFASQLEEEYDQSTEFDLTTTFDDGGDATVGKLLQSVFEDAIQMRASDIHIEPDENLLRIRQRIDGVLQENVLKENKIASAMVLRLKLMAGLDISEKRLPQDGRFHLRTKGRSIDVRMSTMPVQHGESVVMRLLDQSAGLLSFDETGMPEELITRLRNQISRPHGMVLVTGPTGSGKTTTLYAALSELNLASKKIITVEDPVEYQLPRINQVQINSKIDLDFSSVLRTALRQDPDILMVGEMRDQETVEIGLRGALTGHMVLSTLHTNDAITSAIRLIDMGAAGFLVGSSLRAIIAQRLVRRLCTKCATDYEVESQDMLWLQHLAGNRAEQARFKRGLGCQSCHYTGYKGRIGVFELLEMNEPMMSALKRDDAESFTRLAKEHPGFKPLALSAFDYASAGITSVEEVLRLVETVNVTG, encoded by the coding sequence ATGGTGGCACCTAAATTAAAAATGCGCCTGGGGGACCTTTTGGTCCATGAGCATATCATCACCAATGAGCAGCTAATGCAGGCGCTTAGCAGCCAGAAAACCTCCGGACGAAAATTAGGAGATACCCTGATAGAGTTGGGGCATATAGGTGAACGCCAGTTGCTGGAGTTTTTGGCGCAGCAGCTGGGGGTGCCTTTTCTCGATATCAGTCAGCGTCATATCCAGGGAAATGTTGCGGCGCTGCTGCCCGAGGTTCATGCCCGGCGCTTAAGGGCCCTGGTGATCGAAGATCAGGGGGATTCTGTGTTACTTGGCATGAGTGACCCGGCGGATCTCAATGCCCTGGATCAACTGGAAGTAATGCTCTCTCCCAAGGGGCTTAATCTGGCCGTGGTAATGGAGTCGCAAATATTTGAAGCCTTTGATGGCCTATACCGGCGTACCGCGGATATCGAATCTTTTGCCAGCCAGCTGGAAGAAGAATATGATCAAAGCACAGAGTTTGATCTTACCACCACCTTTGATGATGGCGGCGATGCCACCGTCGGCAAGCTGCTGCAGTCAGTGTTTGAAGATGCCATTCAAATGCGCGCCTCGGATATTCATATCGAACCGGACGAGAACCTGTTGCGTATCCGCCAGCGTATCGACGGGGTTTTGCAGGAAAATGTATTAAAGGAAAACAAAATAGCTTCGGCCATGGTGCTGAGGCTGAAGTTAATGGCCGGGCTGGATATCTCGGAAAAACGTCTGCCCCAGGATGGCCGCTTTCACCTGAGAACCAAAGGCCGCAGCATAGATGTGCGTATGTCGACCATGCCGGTACAGCATGGTGAATCTGTAGTAATGCGGCTGTTGGATCAGTCCGCCGGTTTATTGTCTTTTGATGAAACCGGTATGCCGGAAGAGCTTATTACCCGGCTTAGAAACCAGATCAGCCGTCCCCACGGTATGGTGCTGGTTACCGGACCTACCGGGAGCGGAAAAACCACGACCTTGTACGCGGCTTTGAGTGAATTAAACCTGGCCAGTAAAAAGATCATTACCGTAGAAGATCCGGTGGAATATCAATTGCCGCGTATCAACCAGGTACAGATCAACTCCAAGATTGATCTTGATTTTTCCAGTGTGCTGCGCACCGCCTTGCGCCAGGATCCCGATATTTTGATGGTGGGGGAAATGCGGGACCAGGAAACCGTAGAAATCGGCTTGCGGGGCGCGTTAACCGGACATATGGTGTTATCCACCCTGCATACCAATGATGCTATTACCAGCGCGATCCGCCTGATTGATATGGGGGCCGCGGGTTTCCTGGTGGGCAGCTCGCTGCGGGCGATTATCGCCCAGCGCCTGGTAAGAAGGTTATGCACTAAGTGCGCTACCGACTATGAGGTGGAAAGCCAGGATATGCTGTGGTTACAGCACCTGGCCGGCAACCGGGCGGAGCAGGCGCGGTTTAAACGTGGTTTGGGATGCCAGTCTTGCCATTATACCGGTTATAAGGGACGCATCGGGGTGTTTGAATTGCTGGAAATGAATGAACCTATGATGTCGGCGCTTAAGCGGGATGATGCCGAAAGCTTTACCCGGCTGGCCAAAGAACATCCGGGTTTTAAACCTCTGGCCTTGTCGGCCTTTGATTATGCCAGTGCCGGCATCACCAGTGTCGAGGAAGTATTACGCCTGGTAGAAACCGTGAATGTGACAGGATAA
- a CDS encoding type II secretion system F family protein codes for MAAFQYTGRDNKGTQVKGLLEAANATAVAEQLARQQIIVTSIEPAKTAGASLAQLDIREVLGFSLVSLDDLIVFCRQMYALMRSGVPILRAIHGLSESSNSPRLRLALADVASQLEGGFALSSAMNQHAKLFSPLVVSIIHVGENTGNLDEAFLKLASYFQRELETRKRIKTALRYPSFVLIALTAAIVVLNIWVIPTFADMFAKLGSDLPWATKVLITSSNFFVNYWPYMLVLAILGFFGSRYYVRTPAGRYQWDKFKTRLPIVGSIIERSILSRFSHSFSIVLRAGVAMTSGLSLVADAVDNSYMQEKILTMRSGIESGESLLRSAVASELFTSLVLQMIAVGEETGRVDELLAEVGDYYEREVDYELSTLTARIEPVLLVLVAGMVLMLALGIFTPMWDMASAFQGK; via the coding sequence ATGGCGGCATTTCAATATACAGGCCGGGATAATAAAGGCACACAGGTCAAAGGCCTGCTGGAAGCGGCAAACGCTACCGCCGTAGCCGAGCAACTGGCGCGCCAGCAGATAATCGTCACCTCGATTGAACCGGCGAAAACGGCCGGTGCCAGTCTTGCACAGCTGGATATTCGGGAAGTATTGGGTTTTTCCCTGGTTTCCTTAGATGATCTGATTGTTTTTTGCCGGCAAATGTATGCCCTGATGCGCTCGGGCGTGCCTATCCTTAGGGCCATTCACGGTTTGTCCGAGTCGAGTAACTCTCCCAGGTTGCGCCTGGCGCTGGCAGATGTCGCCAGCCAGCTTGAAGGGGGATTTGCCCTGTCGTCCGCCATGAACCAGCATGCCAAACTTTTCTCCCCTTTGGTGGTTTCCATTATTCATGTTGGGGAAAATACCGGTAACCTGGATGAGGCTTTTCTTAAACTGGCCAGCTATTTCCAGCGGGAGCTGGAAACAAGAAAACGTATCAAGACCGCATTGCGTTATCCCAGTTTTGTCCTGATAGCACTGACGGCGGCCATAGTGGTGCTTAATATCTGGGTGATCCCGACCTTTGCCGATATGTTTGCCAAATTAGGCAGCGACTTGCCCTGGGCAACCAAGGTATTGATCACCAGCTCCAACTTTTTTGTCAATTACTGGCCTTATATGCTGGTGCTGGCTATTTTGGGCTTTTTTGGCAGTCGTTATTATGTCAGGACCCCTGCGGGACGTTATCAATGGGATAAATTTAAAACCCGGCTGCCCATTGTCGGCAGTATTATCGAGAGGTCGATTTTATCGCGTTTCTCCCATAGTTTTTCGATAGTCTTGCGGGCGGGGGTTGCCATGACCTCAGGTTTGAGTCTGGTGGCGGATGCGGTGGATAACAGTTATATGCAGGAGAAAATCCTGACCATGCGCAGTGGTATTGAAAGCGGCGAAAGTTTATTGCGCTCGGCCGTAGCCAGTGAATTATTTACGTCTCTGGTATTGCAGATGATAGCCGTGGGTGAGGAAACCGGCCGGGTAGATGAACTTTTGGCGGAAGTGGGCGATTACTACGAGCGGGAAGTGGATTACGAGCTTAGCACCCTGACCGCGCGGATAGAGCCGGTATTATTGGTGCTGGTGGCGGGCATGGTATTGATGCTGGCGCTGGGTATCTTTACTCCGATGTGGGATATGGCTTCAGCCTTCCAGGGAAAATAA
- the mshL gene encoding pilus (MSHA type) biogenesis protein MshL → MKQLKITSLICSLLLLGCQSVPEAPTEINQALEQAISESAQLNTPKPLEQVPDVVNQELMAQGLEQGKQSLLAQKRLEIAANQIPAAEFFAAIVDDSQYSVAVHPGVSGNITLNLKGVTLDEVLEVLEQLYGFDINRQGKIIQVYPAGIRTETIPLNYLFVKRFGRSSTQINSGGVSENVDGSSNNNNSGNNSSNNDDSDNNSDNRNNQSGSGINIRTESSSDFWSELEETLKVLVGEGDDRSVFISPHAGLVTVRALPDEIKAVKDFINDSQDRLRRQVIIEAKIMEVTLNDDFQQGINWQNVVGHIESTDLNFSTSTNGSGERIAGNVISKAIGGVTSLSFVNADFSGVISLLSTQGNVQVLSSPRITATNNQKAVIKVGEDEFFVTGLSSNTTSTGSTTTTSPEVELTSFFGGIALDVTPQIDGSGEVILHVHPSVTVIEEQIKVITLSEGDYVLPLAQSSVRESDTIVKAKSGEIVVIGGLIETQKTDLESKTPLLGDLPILGEMFKNKSKASQKKELVIMLKPIVIGQDTWHNQLEDARSLLKQWFPEEKS, encoded by the coding sequence ATGAAACAGTTAAAAATCACATCGCTTATCTGCTCCTTGCTGCTCCTGGGCTGCCAGTCGGTGCCTGAAGCGCCGACAGAGATCAATCAGGCATTAGAGCAGGCTATCAGTGAAAGCGCTCAGCTTAATACCCCTAAACCCCTGGAGCAGGTGCCTGATGTTGTCAATCAGGAGTTAATGGCGCAAGGCCTGGAGCAGGGAAAACAAAGCTTATTGGCACAAAAGCGTCTGGAAATTGCTGCCAACCAGATCCCGGCAGCAGAATTTTTTGCCGCAATTGTTGACGATTCCCAGTACAGTGTTGCAGTACACCCGGGGGTTTCCGGCAATATCACCCTCAACCTGAAAGGGGTCACCCTGGATGAAGTGCTGGAAGTGCTGGAGCAGCTTTACGGCTTTGATATCAATCGTCAGGGAAAAATTATCCAGGTTTATCCTGCGGGGATCCGCACCGAAACTATTCCGTTAAATTATTTATTCGTCAAACGGTTTGGCCGCTCCAGTACTCAGATCAATTCCGGCGGGGTCTCGGAAAATGTCGATGGCAGCAGCAATAATAATAACTCCGGCAATAATTCATCGAATAATGATGACTCGGACAATAACAGCGACAACCGTAATAACCAGTCAGGAAGCGGCATCAATATTCGCACGGAAAGCAGTTCAGATTTTTGGAGCGAACTTGAAGAAACCCTGAAGGTGTTGGTCGGCGAAGGTGATGACCGCTCTGTATTTATTTCCCCCCATGCCGGCTTGGTGACGGTGCGTGCATTGCCGGATGAAATCAAGGCGGTGAAAGATTTTATCAACGACAGCCAGGACAGATTAAGACGCCAGGTGATAATCGAGGCGAAGATCATGGAAGTTACCCTTAATGACGACTTCCAGCAGGGCATTAACTGGCAAAATGTTGTCGGCCATATTGAAAGTACAGATTTGAATTTTTCCACCAGTACCAACGGCTCAGGGGAAAGGATTGCCGGCAATGTTATTTCCAAGGCCATAGGCGGGGTGACCAGCCTCTCCTTTGTTAATGCCGACTTCAGTGGTGTCATTTCTTTATTATCCACCCAGGGCAATGTCCAGGTATTGTCCAGCCCGCGGATTACCGCCACCAATAACCAAAAGGCGGTGATCAAGGTCGGCGAAGATGAGTTTTTTGTGACCGGTTTATCCAGCAACACTACCTCTACCGGCTCAACCACTACCACGTCGCCGGAAGTTGAATTAACCTCCTTTTTTGGCGGTATCGCCCTGGATGTTACCCCGCAGATTGACGGTAGCGGCGAAGTGATTTTGCATGTCCATCCCTCGGTTACTGTGATTGAAGAGCAGATAAAAGTCATTACCTTAAGTGAAGGGGATTATGTTTTGCCGCTGGCGCAAAGCAGTGTCCGGGAATCGGATACCATAGTGAAGGCAAAATCCGGCGAAATCGTGGTCATCGGCGGCTTGATTGAAACCCAGAAAACGGATTTGGAATCGAAAACCCCGTTGCTGGGAGATCTGCCTATCTTGGGGGAGATGTTTAAAAATAAAAGCAAGGCGAGCCAGAAAAAAGAGCTGGTGATCATGCTAAAACCTATCGTCATCGGACAGGATACCTGGCATAACCAGCTAGAGGATGCCAGATCCCTGCTAAAACAATGGTTTCCAGAAGAAAAATCCTGA
- a CDS encoding ExeA family protein: protein MYLYHFGLTELPFTLTPNTSFYLALQPHNEALAVLLTALKTGEGFIKLVGEVGTGKTLLCRKLLNELPEHFVTAYIPNPYLKPDELRRAVAVELGVKQAQRMSVQLLTQRIQERLLALHQQGHSVVLILDEAQALPAESLEALRLFTNLETESRKLLQVVLFAQPELDQRLGEAHFRQLKQRITFSYRLRAMNVTEVEQYIQHRLTVAGYKGADLFPAVLSRKIARVSQGIPRLVNVLCHKMLMLGYGQGSYQLTGKQLQAAIKDTESVGGSSHVYYMVASFSVLAALFLGYFIFGAGA from the coding sequence ATGTATCTTTATCATTTTGGCTTGACTGAATTGCCTTTTACCTTGACCCCGAATACCAGCTTTTATCTGGCGTTGCAGCCTCATAACGAAGCGCTGGCGGTGCTGTTGACCGCCTTAAAAACCGGTGAAGGTTTTATCAAACTGGTGGGAGAAGTCGGCACCGGCAAAACCTTGTTATGCCGTAAGCTGCTTAATGAATTGCCTGAACATTTTGTGACCGCCTATATTCCCAACCCTTATTTGAAGCCGGATGAACTGCGCCGGGCGGTGGCGGTAGAGCTGGGAGTGAAACAGGCGCAGCGGATGTCGGTGCAGTTGTTGACCCAGCGCATTCAGGAGCGCTTGCTGGCACTGCACCAACAGGGGCATTCTGTGGTGCTGATTTTAGATGAAGCCCAGGCATTGCCCGCGGAAAGCCTGGAGGCACTGCGTTTGTTTACCAACCTGGAAACCGAAAGCCGAAAATTACTACAAGTGGTATTGTTTGCCCAGCCGGAGCTGGATCAGCGCCTTGGCGAAGCGCATTTTCGTCAGCTTAAACAAAGGATCACTTTCTCCTATCGCTTAAGAGCCATGAACGTGACTGAGGTGGAACAATATATCCAGCACAGGTTGACCGTGGCGGGTTATAAAGGTGCGGATTTATTTCCCGCCGTCCTGAGCCGAAAAATTGCCCGGGTAAGCCAGGGCATTCCGCGCCTGGTAAATGTGTTATGCCATAAGATGCTGATGCTGGGGTATGGTCAGGGATCTTATCAGTTAACCGGTAAGCAGTTGCAGGCGGCAATCAAGGATACGGAATCGGTTGGCGGCAGTAGCCATGTTTATTATATGGTGGCAAGTTTCTCGGTGCTGGCGGCATTGTTTTTGGGGTATTTTATTTTCGGAGCAGGCGCTTGA
- the rpsF gene encoding 30S ribosomal protein S6: MRHYEIVFMVHPDQSEQVPGMIQRYTDLITGAEGQIHRLEDWGRRQLAYPINKLHKAHYVLMNIEAPQVVIDELETSFRYNDVIIRNMIMRTKTAVTEASAMATAKEERRDDRREERSEVKKDVAEAPAAVEKTEEAAGE; this comes from the coding sequence ATGCGTCATTACGAAATCGTATTTATGGTTCACCCTGATCAGAGTGAACAAGTACCAGGTATGATCCAGCGTTATACTGATCTTATCACTGGTGCCGAAGGTCAAATCCACCGTCTAGAAGACTGGGGACGTCGCCAATTAGCATACCCAATCAACAAACTACATAAAGCACACTATGTTCTTATGAACATTGAAGCGCCTCAAGTAGTTATTGATGAACTAGAAACATCTTTCCGTTATAACGATGTCATCATCCGTAACATGATCATGCGCACTAAAACTGCCGTTACCGAAGCTTCTGCTATGGCTACTGCCAAAGAAGAGCGTCGTGACGACCGTCGCGAAGAGCGCAGCGAAGTTAAGAAAGACGTTGCTGAAGCCCCAGCTGCTGTTGAAAAAACAGAAGAAGCTGCCGGCGAATAA
- a CDS encoding PilN domain-containing protein, with the protein MEMKTGINLLQPELLPPTALVTLNRVLVLWLAILLLMLAWWYSSDHNLIQVKAEVGQLNAEKNKKTKLLEKLEQDITGHKPDALLLARLDTMKLIVANKKALHGQLTDVSGSYVTGFAGAMTELAKFHSADISLEHISIAGKQISFEGLTRSARAVPLWLANFEQSSVLSGQVFSDFSLAQDLEQEQHLRFKVSTSGTMAAQGDGKPADGVKKASLLSLMGQK; encoded by the coding sequence ATGGAAATGAAAACCGGTATTAACCTGTTACAGCCGGAGTTATTGCCGCCAACGGCCCTGGTAACCTTAAACCGGGTACTGGTATTGTGGCTGGCGATTTTGCTCTTGATGTTGGCCTGGTGGTACAGCAGTGACCACAACCTGATTCAGGTTAAGGCCGAGGTCGGGCAGCTCAATGCAGAAAAAAATAAAAAGACGAAATTACTGGAAAAATTAGAGCAGGATATTACCGGCCATAAACCGGATGCGCTGTTATTGGCCAGGCTCGATACCATGAAGCTTATCGTGGCGAATAAAAAAGCCCTGCACGGGCAGTTAACTGATGTTTCAGGCAGTTATGTTACCGGGTTTGCCGGAGCCATGACTGAACTGGCCAAGTTTCATAGTGCAGATATCAGTTTAGAGCATATCAGTATCGCCGGTAAGCAGATAAGTTTTGAAGGCCTGACTCGCTCTGCCCGGGCGGTCCCCCTGTGGCTGGCCAATTTTGAACAATCGAGTGTTTTATCCGGGCAGGTTTTTTCTGATTTTAGTTTAGCGCAAGATCTGGAGCAGGAGCAGCATTTGAGATTTAAGGTCAGCACCTCGGGCACTATGGCAGCTCAGGGGGATGGGAAACCAGCTGACGGGGTGAAAAAAGCCAGTTTACTTTCTCTGATGGGGCAAAAATAA
- a CDS encoding tetratricopeptide repeat protein, which translates to MSVINQMLNDLQQREQQKQRQAQQVPGAITASAVVAAKAPSSARNIMLAVLLTLISCGAAFVLWQVSSENRLLKQALASQAPVTLQELKRAEPSANKQPSASKQPSANKQPSASKESSVSKGLSASREPSASKEPSASKQPSANKESSVSKGLSASKQPSASKQPSANEEAVVAKQSLNSMEPRASRKLSAKEDSSGAKARLNAMDLPVKATAFVQTQAETDKPPMAEEKPLITKQATTQGGASAGQGPSAGQEPSAKAPELIANPPRLTISRKKVSADELVGQKWAQAEQAISSKQLAVAEELLEDILLLQPGHEQGRKQLAALWFGRQAYQAAINVLAQGITLAPDNQAFRLMQAKIYLSRGLKEKAYQVLQVLAEAENNTYLGALANAAQQTGRYQQASELYQQLTRSQPGLSRWWLGLGVAHDSNSSFDQAINAYRYALETGNLSMSSTRFARQRLQQLGG; encoded by the coding sequence TTGAGTGTTATTAACCAGATGTTGAATGACTTGCAGCAAAGAGAGCAGCAAAAACAGCGGCAGGCTCAGCAGGTGCCGGGGGCAATTACCGCTTCAGCCGTAGTTGCGGCTAAGGCTCCTTCAAGCGCCAGGAACATTATGCTGGCGGTGTTGCTGACCCTGATAAGTTGTGGCGCTGCTTTTGTTCTTTGGCAAGTCTCCAGTGAAAACCGGCTGTTGAAGCAGGCATTGGCCAGCCAGGCCCCCGTTACTTTGCAAGAGTTAAAAAGAGCAGAGCCTTCAGCCAATAAACAGCCTTCAGCCAGTAAACAGCCTTCAGCCAATAAACAGCCTTCAGCCAGTAAAGAGTCCTCAGTCAGTAAAGGACTCTCAGCCAGTAGAGAGCCCTCAGCCAGTAAAGAGCCCTCAGCCAGTAAACAGCCCTCAGCCAATAAAGAGTCCTCAGTCAGTAAAGGACTCTCAGCCAGTAAACAGCCTTCAGCCAGTAAACAGCCTTCAGCCAATGAAGAAGCTGTAGTTGCCAAACAAAGTTTAAATAGTATGGAACCACGCGCTTCCCGGAAATTATCAGCCAAGGAAGACTCTTCGGGCGCTAAAGCAAGGCTTAACGCAATGGACTTGCCGGTTAAGGCAACCGCTTTCGTTCAAACACAAGCCGAAACCGATAAACCCCCTATGGCTGAAGAAAAACCTTTAATCACAAAGCAGGCTACAACGCAGGGCGGGGCTTCAGCCGGGCAAGGCCCCTCAGCAGGACAAGAGCCTTCTGCTAAGGCGCCTGAGCTTATAGCAAACCCGCCCAGGTTGACGATATCCCGTAAAAAAGTCAGCGCCGATGAACTGGTTGGACAAAAATGGGCGCAGGCGGAGCAGGCTATCAGCAGCAAGCAACTGGCGGTGGCGGAAGAATTACTTGAAGATATTTTGCTGCTGCAGCCCGGACATGAGCAGGGACGTAAGCAATTAGCGGCATTGTGGTTTGGTCGTCAGGCATACCAGGCGGCGATTAATGTCCTGGCCCAGGGCATAACCCTGGCGCCGGACAACCAAGCATTTCGCCTGATGCAGGCAAAGATTTATCTGTCCCGCGGGCTTAAGGAAAAGGCTTATCAGGTATTGCAGGTATTGGCCGAAGCCGAAAATAACACTTACCTGGGGGCCCTGGCTAATGCCGCCCAGCAAACCGGGCGTTATCAGCAGGCGAGTGAACTTTATCAGCAACTGACCCGTTCACAGCCCGGCCTTAGCCGTTGGTGGTTAGGCCTTGGTGTTGCCCATGACAGTAACAGCAGCTTTGACCAGGCGATAAACGCTTATCGTTATGCGCTGGAAACCGGTAATTTATCCATGAGTTCCACCAGGTTTGCCCGGCAACGCCTGCAGCAGTTAGGGGGGTAA
- the rpsR gene encoding 30S ribosomal protein S18, giving the protein MSRFFRRRKFCRFTAEGVSSIDYKDIATLKNYITESGKIVPSRITGTNAKYQRQLGRAIKRARYLALLPYTDLHK; this is encoded by the coding sequence ATGTCTCGTTTTTTTAGACGTCGTAAGTTCTGCCGCTTCACAGCGGAAGGCGTTAGCTCTATCGATTACAAAGATATCGCTACGCTGAAAAACTATATCACTGAAAGTGGTAAAATTGTTCCTAGCCGTATTACCGGTACTAATGCTAAATACCAACGTCAACTTGGTCGTGCGATCAAGCGTGCTCGTTACTTAGCGCTTTTACCATACACCGATTTACATAAGTAA
- the rplI gene encoding 50S ribosomal protein L9, giving the protein MEVILLDKIAKLGGLGDKVSVKSGYARNYLLPKGKAVFASKENVEHFEARRADLEKKLAEVLKAAEARAAKVTELAEVTIASKAGDEGKLFGSIGTRDIADAITEAGVEVAKAEVRLPLGTIRETGEFDIAIHLHNDVDTSIKVIVIAEA; this is encoded by the coding sequence ATGGAAGTAATTCTTCTAGATAAAATCGCCAAATTAGGCGGTCTTGGTGACAAAGTTAGCGTAAAATCTGGTTACGCTCGTAACTACTTATTGCCAAAAGGTAAAGCTGTTTTCGCTTCTAAAGAAAATGTTGAACATTTTGAAGCACGTCGTGCCGACTTAGAAAAGAAACTTGCTGAAGTATTAAAAGCTGCTGAAGCTCGTGCTGCTAAAGTTACTGAATTGGCTGAAGTGACCATCGCTTCTAAAGCCGGTGACGAAGGTAAGCTATTCGGTTCTATCGGTACTCGTGATATTGCTGATGCTATCACCGAAGCCGGTGTTGAAGTTGCTAAAGCTGAAGTTCGTTTACCTTTAGGTACTATCCGCGAAACAGGTGAATTCGATATCGCTATTCACTTACACAACGATGTTGATACCAGCATCAAAGTAATTGTTATCGCTGAAGCTTAA